A window of Desulfopila inferna contains these coding sequences:
- a CDS encoding restriction endonuclease, translating to MSRKNILDDMLFLAAKLPWWLGVGCALLSYLLLHHYSLQPLSPASGLDDLINGVYLGAFRALAAFGQYILPLLFLLGALLSVLQKRKRKNLFKAASRRSSAESLNDMPWRDFEFLVGQYFQRLGFRVEETGKGADGGYGLIAVKDREKFLIQCKQWRVDTIGVKIIRELFGVVTAEQASGGIVVTSGKFSKDALAFARANRIMLIDGKELHGNIRSRAGTEDGPDSKKGCDHPKLKWACAALLPPLVGGAVLLFTEPGRMVYSSFSTRNQDPAQSHESGSAWQPQENDRVFSVGQVRQAMEEVLRNNSRQAENRDGEGAAEPVLYRYEIELHSGGWISVDNAEISDKTIIYTGRRGLVVSLDRNEVRSMKRVRVEKE from the coding sequence ATGTCCCGTAAAAATATCCTTGATGATATGCTTTTTCTTGCTGCCAAACTGCCGTGGTGGCTGGGAGTGGGTTGCGCCCTGCTGTCCTACCTGCTGCTGCACCACTATTCTCTGCAGCCGTTGTCTCCTGCATCAGGCCTTGATGATCTCATTAACGGCGTTTATCTCGGGGCTTTCCGTGCACTTGCCGCCTTTGGCCAATACATCCTGCCGCTGCTGTTTCTGCTGGGGGCGTTACTATCCGTGCTGCAGAAACGGAAACGCAAAAACCTCTTTAAGGCAGCTTCGCGCCGCAGCTCGGCGGAGAGTTTGAATGACATGCCCTGGCGGGATTTTGAATTTCTGGTGGGCCAGTATTTCCAGCGTCTGGGCTTCAGAGTTGAAGAAACGGGAAAAGGAGCAGACGGCGGTTATGGTCTGATTGCCGTCAAGGACAGGGAAAAATTTCTTATCCAGTGCAAACAGTGGAGAGTCGATACAATCGGGGTAAAGATTATCCGGGAGCTGTTTGGTGTAGTGACGGCAGAGCAGGCCAGCGGTGGAATAGTGGTTACTTCAGGTAAATTCAGCAAAGACGCACTCGCCTTCGCCAGGGCCAATAGGATTATGCTGATTGACGGTAAGGAGTTGCACGGCAATATACGCTCGCGGGCGGGGACGGAAGATGGGCCGGACAGTAAAAAAGGCTGTGATCACCCGAAGCTGAAATGGGCCTGTGCGGCACTTTTACCGCCCTTAGTCGGTGGAGCAGTGCTGCTGTTTACGGAACCAGGGAGGATGGTGTATTCCTCTTTTTCGACACGGAATCAGGATCCGGCACAAAGCCATGAAAGCGGATCTGCCTGGCAGCCGCAGGAGAATGACCGAGTTTTCAGCGTCGGGCAGGTCCGGCAGGCTATGGAAGAAGTGCTGCGCAACAACAGCCGGCAGGCAGAAAACAGGGACGGTGAAGGGGCTGCCGAGCCGGTCCTCTACCGCTACGAGATAGAGCTGCATAGCGGTGGCTGGATCTCCGTCGATAATGCCGAGATTAGCGATAAGACAATTATCTATACAGGAAGGCGCGGCCTGGTTGTCTCCCTTGATCGGAATGAGGTACGCAGTATGAAGCGGGTCCGTGTGGAAAAAGAGTGA
- a CDS encoding YceH family protein produces the protein MDILLSDTEVRVLGCLMEKERATPDYYPLSLNGLINACNQKSNRDPVVSYDEETVVSALDSLIAQKLVRQSNVSRVAKYEHIFTKGLNLVGREEAILAILLLRGPQTVGEIRGRTERLYSFTDLGEVQATISSLEESGLVTKLPRQPGRKESRYDHLLSGERKEAALDLEFQTATPTPSRENDRITELEEQVARLDRELVDLRREFMEFKSQFE, from the coding sequence ATGGATATACTACTCAGCGATACGGAAGTTAGGGTGCTTGGCTGTTTGATGGAAAAGGAAAGAGCGACTCCCGACTACTATCCCCTCTCCCTGAACGGTTTAATCAACGCCTGCAACCAGAAATCGAACCGCGACCCGGTGGTCTCCTATGATGAAGAAACCGTTGTTTCCGCACTGGATAGCCTGATTGCGCAGAAGCTCGTCCGGCAGAGCAATGTCAGCCGGGTTGCAAAATACGAACATATATTTACAAAAGGTCTGAATCTGGTTGGTCGCGAGGAGGCGATCCTGGCTATTCTTCTGCTGCGTGGACCACAAACTGTAGGAGAGATTCGCGGCCGCACCGAGCGCCTCTATAGTTTCACCGACCTCGGGGAAGTCCAGGCAACCATAAGCAGCCTCGAAGAGAGCGGGCTGGTGACAAAACTGCCCAGGCAACCGGGCCGCAAAGAATCTCGATACGATCATCTTTTAAGCGGAGAGCGAAAGGAAGCAGCGCTGGATCTCGAGTTTCAAACAGCCACTCCAACGCCTTCCAGGGAAAACGACAGAATAACGGAACTGGAAGAGCAGGTTGCAAGGCTGGATCGGGAACTAGTGGATCTGCGCCGGGAATTTATGGAATTTAAATCCCAGTTTGAATGA